A genome region from Arachis duranensis cultivar V14167 chromosome 8, aradu.V14167.gnm2.J7QH, whole genome shotgun sequence includes the following:
- the LOC107461264 gene encoding putative receptor protein kinase ZmPK1 isoform X1: MQLMMITYDTCINLFCIYINLGASMLISPIKHTNQRPMAIINISTLIFFLLCLVLSIKLSCSTRNHSILIQGSSMSVDKPNDVIVSPKGTFSAGFYAIGENAYCFGVWFSRNPTLVWMANRDEPVNGKKSKLSLLANGNLVLVDADNSHVWSTDTVSSPSSTVHLVLYDTGNLVLTEDMNSTVLWQSFDFPTDTLLPEQVFARFTKVISSKSQTNKSTGLYTLFFDNDNVLRLVYNGPEVSGIYWPDPWNLNWANFRSSYNSSRVAVLDTLGTFISSDNFTFTTSDHGSVIQRRLTLDPNGNLRVYSRSSDQDDWYVSWQAYARPCRIHGVCGPNSLCTYHTDSSIKCSCLPGHKMKYSNDWSYGCEPKFSLSCKNNESASSSQFLSISNVELYGYDYGLMTNYTLDQCKEFCLQLCDCKGVQYTYNKASGTNNCFVKVQLRNAYRIPYFDAEFLLKLPVNSTYSFQDDQVSIVDRHNNLDCPVGAETIQLERIYIKGQVSRYVKFLLWFAGGVGIFEMLCIFVVWYFLVRFRVHSGADERVYDLGFAGFRRFSYSELKQATKGFSQEIGKGAWGIVYKGVLSDGRVVAVKRLMEANQGEEEFLAEVRSIGRLNHMNLIEMWGYCAEGKHRLLVYEHMEHGSLAENLRTNRLLDWSKRFEIALGTAKGLSYLHDECLDWILHCDVKPQNILLDSNFQPKVADFGLSKLLKRSDTNKYSSFSKIRGTRGYMAPEWVLNLPITSKVDVYSYGIVVLEMFTGKSATKNLGISSDGVENNQHMYLVAWLREKQSKGFRCGWVSEILDPTIEGDYDENKLEALARVALQCVEDERDKRPTMSQVVEMLQKSLQ; the protein is encoded by the coding sequence atgcaACTGATGATGATCACTTATGACACCTGCATAAATTTGTTCTGTATATATATCAATCTTGGTGCTTCAATGTTGATCAGCCCAATTAAACACACTAACCAGCGTCCAATGGCTATCATCAATATAtcaacattaatattttttctccttTGTTTAGTATTGTCGATAAAGCTTTCATGTTCAACAAGAAACCATAGCATTCTAATCCAAGGTTCATCAATGTCAGTAGATAAACCAAACGACGTTATAGTGTCACCCAAGGGCACCTTTTCTGCTGGCTTCTACGCGATTGGCGAAAACGCTTATTGCTTTGGCGTTTGGTTTTCCCGAAATCCTACTCTTGTATGGATGGCAAATCGTGACGAACCAGTCAACGGAAAGAAATCAAAGCTCTCCCTACTCGCCAATGGTAACCTTGTTCTAGTGGATGCCGATAATTCCCATGTTTGGTCAACAGACACCGTTTCATCGCCGTCTTCTACCGTGCATTTGGTTCTGTATGACACCGGCAACCTTGTTCTAACGGAGGACATGAACAGCACCGTGTTGTGGCAAAGCTTTGATTTCCCCACGGATACTCTTCTTCCTGAGCAAGTGTTCGCCCGATTTACCAAAGTAATCTCTTCGAAAAGCCAGACAAACAAGTCCACTGGTTTGTACACGTTGTTTTTCGACAACGATAACGTTCTTCGTCTTGTTTACAATGGCCCCGAAGTTTCAGGGATCTACTGGCCAGATCCTTGGAATCTGAACTGGGCCAACTTCAGGAGTAGTTACAACAGCAGCAGAGTTGCAGTCTTGGACACTCTTGGCACCTTCATTTCCTCAGATAATTTCACTTTCACCACTTCCGATCACGGTTCCGTCATCCAGCGAAGGTTGACCCTTGATCCCAATGGAAACCTTCGTGTTTATAGCCGTAGCAGTGATCAAGATGACTGGTATGTTTcctggcaagcttatgcaagacCATGCAGGATCCATGGCGTTTGTGGGCCCAATAGTTTGTGCACTTACCATACTGATTCTTCCATTAAATGCTCTTGCCTTCCCGGTCATAAGATGAAGTATTCAAATGATTGGTCTTATGGCTGCGAACCCAAATTTTCTCTATCTTGCAAGAACAATGAAAGTGCGTCGTCGTCACAGTTCTTATCTATAAGCAACGTGGAGTTGTATGGCTATGATTATGGACTCATGACAAATTACACATTAGATCAGTGTAAAGAGTTCTGCCTCCAACTATGCGATTGCAAAGGCGTTCAGTACACTTATAACAAGGCCTCTGGTACCAACAATTGTTTTGTCAAGGTTCAGTTGCGGAATGCATATCGCATCCCATATTTTGATGCTGAATTTCTTTTGAAACTGCCAGTCAATAGTACCTATTCTTTTCAAGATGATCAAGTTTCAATCGTTGATAGACACAACAATCTTGATTGTCCTGTGGGTGCAGAAACAATACAACTTGAGAGGATTTATATCAAAGGGCAGGTGAGCAGATATGTTAAGTTCTTGTTATGGTTCGCCGGAGGAGTTGGGATATTTGAAATGCTGTGCATATTTGTGGTTTGGTACTTTTTGGTAAGGTTTAGGGTGCATTCTGGTGCAGATGAACGAGTGTATGACTTAGGCTTTGCAGGGTTTAGGAGATTCAGTTACTCTGAACTGAAACAAGCCACCAAAGGGTTTAGCCAAGAGATTGGAAAGGGTGCATGGGGGATTGTATACAAAGGTGTACTCTCTGATGGAAGAGTGGTGGCCGTGAAGAGACTCATGGAAGCGAATCAAGGAGAAGAGGAGTTCCTTGCTGAAGTGAGAAGCATTGGAAGGCTCAATCACATGAACTTGATTGAGATGTGGGGATACTGTGCTGAAGGGAAACACAGGCTCCTGGTTTATGAGCACATGGAGCATGGTTCTCTTGCCGAGAATCTTAGGACAAATAGATTATTGGATTGGTCCAAAAGGTTTGAGATTGCGTTGGGTACAGCCAAAGGTTTGTCTTATCTTCATGATGAGTGTTTGGATTGGATTTTGCATTGTGATGTAAAGCCACAGAACATTCTTCTTGATTCTAATTTTCAACCAAAGGTAGCTGATTTTGGATTGTCCAAGTTGCTTAAAAGAAGTGACACTAATAAGTACTCTAGCTTTTCCAAGATACGAGGAACAAGAGGATACATGGCTCCTGAGTGGGTTTTGAACCTCCCAATAACCTCCAAGGTTGATGTTTATAGCTATGGAATTGTTGTGTTGGAAATGTTCACTGGAAAGAGCGCAACCAAGAACCTTGGGATTAGTAGTGATGGAGTAGAGAATAATCAACATATGTACCTGGTTGCATGGCTGAGAGAGAAACAAAGTAAGGGATTTCGTTGTGGTTGGGTTAGTGAAATCTTAGACCCCACCATAGAAGGTGATTATGATGAAAATAAGTTGGAAGCTTTGGCTAGAGTTGCTTTGCAATGTGTAGAGGATGAGAGGGACAAAAGACCCACCATGAGCCAAGTGGTAGAGATGCTTCAGAAATCTTTACAATAA
- the LOC107461264 gene encoding putative receptor protein kinase ZmPK1 isoform X4 translates to MESGKLVQCCVGHWLRPRTQDFNNLDQRHHSPDKPNDVIVSPKGTFSAGFYAIGENAYCFGVWFSRNPTLVWMANRDEPVNGKKSKLSLLANGNLVLVDADNSHVWSTDTVSSPSSTVHLVLYDTGNLVLTEDMNSTVLWQSFDFPTDTLLPEQVFARFTKVISSKSQTNKSTGLYTLFFDNDNVLRLVYNGPEVSGIYWPDPWNLNWANFRSSYNSSRVAVLDTLGTFISSDNFTFTTSDHGSVIQRRLTLDPNGNLRVYSRSSDQDDWYVSWQAYARPCRIHGVCGPNSLCTYHTDSSIKCSCLPGHKMKYSNDWSYGCEPKFSLSCKNNESASSSQFLSISNVELYGYDYGLMTNYTLDQCKEFCLQLCDCKGVQYTYNKASGTNNCFVKVQLRNAYRIPYFDAEFLLKLPVNSTYSFQDDQVSIVDRHNNLDCPVGAETIQLERIYIKGQVSRYVKFLLWFAGGVGIFEMLCIFVVWYFLVRFRVHSGADERVYDLGFAGFRRFSYSELKQATKGFSQEIGKGAWGIVYKGVLSDGRVVAVKRLMEANQGEEEFLAEVRSIGRLNHMNLIEMWGYCAEGKHRLLVYEHMEHGSLAENLRTNRLLDWSKRFEIALGTAKGLSYLHDECLDWILHCDVKPQNILLDSNFQPKVADFGLSKLLKRSDTNKYSSFSKIRGTRGYMAPEWVLNLPITSKVDVYSYGIVVLEMFTGKSATKNLGISSDGVENNQHMYLVAWLREKQSKGFRCGWVSEILDPTIEGDYDENKLEALARVALQCVEDERDKRPTMSQVVEMLQKSLQ, encoded by the exons ATGGAGAGTGGAAAACTGGTTCAATGTTGTGTGGGCCATTGGCTGCGCCCGAGAACTCAAGACTTCAACAATTTAGACCAACGTCACCACTCACCAG ATAAACCAAACGACGTTATAGTGTCACCCAAGGGCACCTTTTCTGCTGGCTTCTACGCGATTGGCGAAAACGCTTATTGCTTTGGCGTTTGGTTTTCCCGAAATCCTACTCTTGTATGGATGGCAAATCGTGACGAACCAGTCAACGGAAAGAAATCAAAGCTCTCCCTACTCGCCAATGGTAACCTTGTTCTAGTGGATGCCGATAATTCCCATGTTTGGTCAACAGACACCGTTTCATCGCCGTCTTCTACCGTGCATTTGGTTCTGTATGACACCGGCAACCTTGTTCTAACGGAGGACATGAACAGCACCGTGTTGTGGCAAAGCTTTGATTTCCCCACGGATACTCTTCTTCCTGAGCAAGTGTTCGCCCGATTTACCAAAGTAATCTCTTCGAAAAGCCAGACAAACAAGTCCACTGGTTTGTACACGTTGTTTTTCGACAACGATAACGTTCTTCGTCTTGTTTACAATGGCCCCGAAGTTTCAGGGATCTACTGGCCAGATCCTTGGAATCTGAACTGGGCCAACTTCAGGAGTAGTTACAACAGCAGCAGAGTTGCAGTCTTGGACACTCTTGGCACCTTCATTTCCTCAGATAATTTCACTTTCACCACTTCCGATCACGGTTCCGTCATCCAGCGAAGGTTGACCCTTGATCCCAATGGAAACCTTCGTGTTTATAGCCGTAGCAGTGATCAAGATGACTGGTATGTTTcctggcaagcttatgcaagacCATGCAGGATCCATGGCGTTTGTGGGCCCAATAGTTTGTGCACTTACCATACTGATTCTTCCATTAAATGCTCTTGCCTTCCCGGTCATAAGATGAAGTATTCAAATGATTGGTCTTATGGCTGCGAACCCAAATTTTCTCTATCTTGCAAGAACAATGAAAGTGCGTCGTCGTCACAGTTCTTATCTATAAGCAACGTGGAGTTGTATGGCTATGATTATGGACTCATGACAAATTACACATTAGATCAGTGTAAAGAGTTCTGCCTCCAACTATGCGATTGCAAAGGCGTTCAGTACACTTATAACAAGGCCTCTGGTACCAACAATTGTTTTGTCAAGGTTCAGTTGCGGAATGCATATCGCATCCCATATTTTGATGCTGAATTTCTTTTGAAACTGCCAGTCAATAGTACCTATTCTTTTCAAGATGATCAAGTTTCAATCGTTGATAGACACAACAATCTTGATTGTCCTGTGGGTGCAGAAACAATACAACTTGAGAGGATTTATATCAAAGGGCAGGTGAGCAGATATGTTAAGTTCTTGTTATGGTTCGCCGGAGGAGTTGGGATATTTGAAATGCTGTGCATATTTGTGGTTTGGTACTTTTTGGTAAGGTTTAGGGTGCATTCTGGTGCAGATGAACGAGTGTATGACTTAGGCTTTGCAGGGTTTAGGAGATTCAGTTACTCTGAACTGAAACAAGCCACCAAAGGGTTTAGCCAAGAGATTGGAAAGGGTGCATGGGGGATTGTATACAAAGGTGTACTCTCTGATGGAAGAGTGGTGGCCGTGAAGAGACTCATGGAAGCGAATCAAGGAGAAGAGGAGTTCCTTGCTGAAGTGAGAAGCATTGGAAGGCTCAATCACATGAACTTGATTGAGATGTGGGGATACTGTGCTGAAGGGAAACACAGGCTCCTGGTTTATGAGCACATGGAGCATGGTTCTCTTGCCGAGAATCTTAGGACAAATAGATTATTGGATTGGTCCAAAAGGTTTGAGATTGCGTTGGGTACAGCCAAAGGTTTGTCTTATCTTCATGATGAGTGTTTGGATTGGATTTTGCATTGTGATGTAAAGCCACAGAACATTCTTCTTGATTCTAATTTTCAACCAAAGGTAGCTGATTTTGGATTGTCCAAGTTGCTTAAAAGAAGTGACACTAATAAGTACTCTAGCTTTTCCAAGATACGAGGAACAAGAGGATACATGGCTCCTGAGTGGGTTTTGAACCTCCCAATAACCTCCAAGGTTGATGTTTATAGCTATGGAATTGTTGTGTTGGAAATGTTCACTGGAAAGAGCGCAACCAAGAACCTTGGGATTAGTAGTGATGGAGTAGAGAATAATCAACATATGTACCTGGTTGCATGGCTGAGAGAGAAACAAAGTAAGGGATTTCGTTGTGGTTGGGTTAGTGAAATCTTAGACCCCACCATAGAAGGTGATTATGATGAAAATAAGTTGGAAGCTTTGGCTAGAGTTGCTTTGCAATGTGTAGAGGATGAGAGGGACAAAAGACCCACCATGAGCCAAGTGGTAGAGATGCTTCAGAAATCTTTACAATAA
- the LOC107461264 gene encoding putative receptor protein kinase ZmPK1 isoform X3, translating into MESGKLVQCCVGHWLRPRTQDFNNLDQRHHSPVDKPNDVIVSPKGTFSAGFYAIGENAYCFGVWFSRNPTLVWMANRDEPVNGKKSKLSLLANGNLVLVDADNSHVWSTDTVSSPSSTVHLVLYDTGNLVLTEDMNSTVLWQSFDFPTDTLLPEQVFARFTKVISSKSQTNKSTGLYTLFFDNDNVLRLVYNGPEVSGIYWPDPWNLNWANFRSSYNSSRVAVLDTLGTFISSDNFTFTTSDHGSVIQRRLTLDPNGNLRVYSRSSDQDDWYVSWQAYARPCRIHGVCGPNSLCTYHTDSSIKCSCLPGHKMKYSNDWSYGCEPKFSLSCKNNESASSSQFLSISNVELYGYDYGLMTNYTLDQCKEFCLQLCDCKGVQYTYNKASGTNNCFVKVQLRNAYRIPYFDAEFLLKLPVNSTYSFQDDQVSIVDRHNNLDCPVGAETIQLERIYIKGQVSRYVKFLLWFAGGVGIFEMLCIFVVWYFLVRFRVHSGADERVYDLGFAGFRRFSYSELKQATKGFSQEIGKGAWGIVYKGVLSDGRVVAVKRLMEANQGEEEFLAEVRSIGRLNHMNLIEMWGYCAEGKHRLLVYEHMEHGSLAENLRTNRLLDWSKRFEIALGTAKGLSYLHDECLDWILHCDVKPQNILLDSNFQPKVADFGLSKLLKRSDTNKYSSFSKIRGTRGYMAPEWVLNLPITSKVDVYSYGIVVLEMFTGKSATKNLGISSDGVENNQHMYLVAWLREKQSKGFRCGWVSEILDPTIEGDYDENKLEALARVALQCVEDERDKRPTMSQVVEMLQKSLQ; encoded by the exons ATGGAGAGTGGAAAACTGGTTCAATGTTGTGTGGGCCATTGGCTGCGCCCGAGAACTCAAGACTTCAACAATTTAGACCAACGTCACCACTCACCAG TAGATAAACCAAACGACGTTATAGTGTCACCCAAGGGCACCTTTTCTGCTGGCTTCTACGCGATTGGCGAAAACGCTTATTGCTTTGGCGTTTGGTTTTCCCGAAATCCTACTCTTGTATGGATGGCAAATCGTGACGAACCAGTCAACGGAAAGAAATCAAAGCTCTCCCTACTCGCCAATGGTAACCTTGTTCTAGTGGATGCCGATAATTCCCATGTTTGGTCAACAGACACCGTTTCATCGCCGTCTTCTACCGTGCATTTGGTTCTGTATGACACCGGCAACCTTGTTCTAACGGAGGACATGAACAGCACCGTGTTGTGGCAAAGCTTTGATTTCCCCACGGATACTCTTCTTCCTGAGCAAGTGTTCGCCCGATTTACCAAAGTAATCTCTTCGAAAAGCCAGACAAACAAGTCCACTGGTTTGTACACGTTGTTTTTCGACAACGATAACGTTCTTCGTCTTGTTTACAATGGCCCCGAAGTTTCAGGGATCTACTGGCCAGATCCTTGGAATCTGAACTGGGCCAACTTCAGGAGTAGTTACAACAGCAGCAGAGTTGCAGTCTTGGACACTCTTGGCACCTTCATTTCCTCAGATAATTTCACTTTCACCACTTCCGATCACGGTTCCGTCATCCAGCGAAGGTTGACCCTTGATCCCAATGGAAACCTTCGTGTTTATAGCCGTAGCAGTGATCAAGATGACTGGTATGTTTcctggcaagcttatgcaagacCATGCAGGATCCATGGCGTTTGTGGGCCCAATAGTTTGTGCACTTACCATACTGATTCTTCCATTAAATGCTCTTGCCTTCCCGGTCATAAGATGAAGTATTCAAATGATTGGTCTTATGGCTGCGAACCCAAATTTTCTCTATCTTGCAAGAACAATGAAAGTGCGTCGTCGTCACAGTTCTTATCTATAAGCAACGTGGAGTTGTATGGCTATGATTATGGACTCATGACAAATTACACATTAGATCAGTGTAAAGAGTTCTGCCTCCAACTATGCGATTGCAAAGGCGTTCAGTACACTTATAACAAGGCCTCTGGTACCAACAATTGTTTTGTCAAGGTTCAGTTGCGGAATGCATATCGCATCCCATATTTTGATGCTGAATTTCTTTTGAAACTGCCAGTCAATAGTACCTATTCTTTTCAAGATGATCAAGTTTCAATCGTTGATAGACACAACAATCTTGATTGTCCTGTGGGTGCAGAAACAATACAACTTGAGAGGATTTATATCAAAGGGCAGGTGAGCAGATATGTTAAGTTCTTGTTATGGTTCGCCGGAGGAGTTGGGATATTTGAAATGCTGTGCATATTTGTGGTTTGGTACTTTTTGGTAAGGTTTAGGGTGCATTCTGGTGCAGATGAACGAGTGTATGACTTAGGCTTTGCAGGGTTTAGGAGATTCAGTTACTCTGAACTGAAACAAGCCACCAAAGGGTTTAGCCAAGAGATTGGAAAGGGTGCATGGGGGATTGTATACAAAGGTGTACTCTCTGATGGAAGAGTGGTGGCCGTGAAGAGACTCATGGAAGCGAATCAAGGAGAAGAGGAGTTCCTTGCTGAAGTGAGAAGCATTGGAAGGCTCAATCACATGAACTTGATTGAGATGTGGGGATACTGTGCTGAAGGGAAACACAGGCTCCTGGTTTATGAGCACATGGAGCATGGTTCTCTTGCCGAGAATCTTAGGACAAATAGATTATTGGATTGGTCCAAAAGGTTTGAGATTGCGTTGGGTACAGCCAAAGGTTTGTCTTATCTTCATGATGAGTGTTTGGATTGGATTTTGCATTGTGATGTAAAGCCACAGAACATTCTTCTTGATTCTAATTTTCAACCAAAGGTAGCTGATTTTGGATTGTCCAAGTTGCTTAAAAGAAGTGACACTAATAAGTACTCTAGCTTTTCCAAGATACGAGGAACAAGAGGATACATGGCTCCTGAGTGGGTTTTGAACCTCCCAATAACCTCCAAGGTTGATGTTTATAGCTATGGAATTGTTGTGTTGGAAATGTTCACTGGAAAGAGCGCAACCAAGAACCTTGGGATTAGTAGTGATGGAGTAGAGAATAATCAACATATGTACCTGGTTGCATGGCTGAGAGAGAAACAAAGTAAGGGATTTCGTTGTGGTTGGGTTAGTGAAATCTTAGACCCCACCATAGAAGGTGATTATGATGAAAATAAGTTGGAAGCTTTGGCTAGAGTTGCTTTGCAATGTGTAGAGGATGAGAGGGACAAAAGACCCACCATGAGCCAAGTGGTAGAGATGCTTCAGAAATCTTTACAATAA
- the LOC107461264 gene encoding putative receptor protein kinase ZmPK1 isoform X2: MESGKLVQCCVGHWLRPRTQDFNNLDQRHHSPVLSIKLSCSTRNHSILIQGSSMSVDKPNDVIVSPKGTFSAGFYAIGENAYCFGVWFSRNPTLVWMANRDEPVNGKKSKLSLLANGNLVLVDADNSHVWSTDTVSSPSSTVHLVLYDTGNLVLTEDMNSTVLWQSFDFPTDTLLPEQVFARFTKVISSKSQTNKSTGLYTLFFDNDNVLRLVYNGPEVSGIYWPDPWNLNWANFRSSYNSSRVAVLDTLGTFISSDNFTFTTSDHGSVIQRRLTLDPNGNLRVYSRSSDQDDWYVSWQAYARPCRIHGVCGPNSLCTYHTDSSIKCSCLPGHKMKYSNDWSYGCEPKFSLSCKNNESASSSQFLSISNVELYGYDYGLMTNYTLDQCKEFCLQLCDCKGVQYTYNKASGTNNCFVKVQLRNAYRIPYFDAEFLLKLPVNSTYSFQDDQVSIVDRHNNLDCPVGAETIQLERIYIKGQVSRYVKFLLWFAGGVGIFEMLCIFVVWYFLVRFRVHSGADERVYDLGFAGFRRFSYSELKQATKGFSQEIGKGAWGIVYKGVLSDGRVVAVKRLMEANQGEEEFLAEVRSIGRLNHMNLIEMWGYCAEGKHRLLVYEHMEHGSLAENLRTNRLLDWSKRFEIALGTAKGLSYLHDECLDWILHCDVKPQNILLDSNFQPKVADFGLSKLLKRSDTNKYSSFSKIRGTRGYMAPEWVLNLPITSKVDVYSYGIVVLEMFTGKSATKNLGISSDGVENNQHMYLVAWLREKQSKGFRCGWVSEILDPTIEGDYDENKLEALARVALQCVEDERDKRPTMSQVVEMLQKSLQ, from the exons ATGGAGAGTGGAAAACTGGTTCAATGTTGTGTGGGCCATTGGCTGCGCCCGAGAACTCAAGACTTCAACAATTTAGACCAACGTCACCACTCACCAG TATTGTCGATAAAGCTTTCATGTTCAACAAGAAACCATAGCATTCTAATCCAAGGTTCATCAATGTCAGTAGATAAACCAAACGACGTTATAGTGTCACCCAAGGGCACCTTTTCTGCTGGCTTCTACGCGATTGGCGAAAACGCTTATTGCTTTGGCGTTTGGTTTTCCCGAAATCCTACTCTTGTATGGATGGCAAATCGTGACGAACCAGTCAACGGAAAGAAATCAAAGCTCTCCCTACTCGCCAATGGTAACCTTGTTCTAGTGGATGCCGATAATTCCCATGTTTGGTCAACAGACACCGTTTCATCGCCGTCTTCTACCGTGCATTTGGTTCTGTATGACACCGGCAACCTTGTTCTAACGGAGGACATGAACAGCACCGTGTTGTGGCAAAGCTTTGATTTCCCCACGGATACTCTTCTTCCTGAGCAAGTGTTCGCCCGATTTACCAAAGTAATCTCTTCGAAAAGCCAGACAAACAAGTCCACTGGTTTGTACACGTTGTTTTTCGACAACGATAACGTTCTTCGTCTTGTTTACAATGGCCCCGAAGTTTCAGGGATCTACTGGCCAGATCCTTGGAATCTGAACTGGGCCAACTTCAGGAGTAGTTACAACAGCAGCAGAGTTGCAGTCTTGGACACTCTTGGCACCTTCATTTCCTCAGATAATTTCACTTTCACCACTTCCGATCACGGTTCCGTCATCCAGCGAAGGTTGACCCTTGATCCCAATGGAAACCTTCGTGTTTATAGCCGTAGCAGTGATCAAGATGACTGGTATGTTTcctggcaagcttatgcaagacCATGCAGGATCCATGGCGTTTGTGGGCCCAATAGTTTGTGCACTTACCATACTGATTCTTCCATTAAATGCTCTTGCCTTCCCGGTCATAAGATGAAGTATTCAAATGATTGGTCTTATGGCTGCGAACCCAAATTTTCTCTATCTTGCAAGAACAATGAAAGTGCGTCGTCGTCACAGTTCTTATCTATAAGCAACGTGGAGTTGTATGGCTATGATTATGGACTCATGACAAATTACACATTAGATCAGTGTAAAGAGTTCTGCCTCCAACTATGCGATTGCAAAGGCGTTCAGTACACTTATAACAAGGCCTCTGGTACCAACAATTGTTTTGTCAAGGTTCAGTTGCGGAATGCATATCGCATCCCATATTTTGATGCTGAATTTCTTTTGAAACTGCCAGTCAATAGTACCTATTCTTTTCAAGATGATCAAGTTTCAATCGTTGATAGACACAACAATCTTGATTGTCCTGTGGGTGCAGAAACAATACAACTTGAGAGGATTTATATCAAAGGGCAGGTGAGCAGATATGTTAAGTTCTTGTTATGGTTCGCCGGAGGAGTTGGGATATTTGAAATGCTGTGCATATTTGTGGTTTGGTACTTTTTGGTAAGGTTTAGGGTGCATTCTGGTGCAGATGAACGAGTGTATGACTTAGGCTTTGCAGGGTTTAGGAGATTCAGTTACTCTGAACTGAAACAAGCCACCAAAGGGTTTAGCCAAGAGATTGGAAAGGGTGCATGGGGGATTGTATACAAAGGTGTACTCTCTGATGGAAGAGTGGTGGCCGTGAAGAGACTCATGGAAGCGAATCAAGGAGAAGAGGAGTTCCTTGCTGAAGTGAGAAGCATTGGAAGGCTCAATCACATGAACTTGATTGAGATGTGGGGATACTGTGCTGAAGGGAAACACAGGCTCCTGGTTTATGAGCACATGGAGCATGGTTCTCTTGCCGAGAATCTTAGGACAAATAGATTATTGGATTGGTCCAAAAGGTTTGAGATTGCGTTGGGTACAGCCAAAGGTTTGTCTTATCTTCATGATGAGTGTTTGGATTGGATTTTGCATTGTGATGTAAAGCCACAGAACATTCTTCTTGATTCTAATTTTCAACCAAAGGTAGCTGATTTTGGATTGTCCAAGTTGCTTAAAAGAAGTGACACTAATAAGTACTCTAGCTTTTCCAAGATACGAGGAACAAGAGGATACATGGCTCCTGAGTGGGTTTTGAACCTCCCAATAACCTCCAAGGTTGATGTTTATAGCTATGGAATTGTTGTGTTGGAAATGTTCACTGGAAAGAGCGCAACCAAGAACCTTGGGATTAGTAGTGATGGAGTAGAGAATAATCAACATATGTACCTGGTTGCATGGCTGAGAGAGAAACAAAGTAAGGGATTTCGTTGTGGTTGGGTTAGTGAAATCTTAGACCCCACCATAGAAGGTGATTATGATGAAAATAAGTTGGAAGCTTTGGCTAGAGTTGCTTTGCAATGTGTAGAGGATGAGAGGGACAAAAGACCCACCATGAGCCAAGTGGTAGAGATGCTTCAGAAATCTTTACAATAA